The DNA segment AGTGCGTCCTATCTGGATAAGGAACCCGAAGGTTCGCGATCTATTTGAACGAGCAGCCCGAAACGTCGAGACCGGATCGTTTGAGCGCACTGCATTCCCTCGGACGATAGACGGTGCGAGCCGATAGGCGAGCAACCGTCTCAGTCACGAACGGACGCCCCGCCTCGAAATCCATCTGGCTCGCGTGTATCCTGGCCTCGTCATCTGGTCATCGCTGCACCTTGACCGTCACCCGGTCGAAGCCGACGGTAGCGACCGCTTCATCTGGCGGACCGCCGTTCGAGCAACCCTCGGCGACCTCTTCGAGCGGAAGGTGTCACGCTGGCTGACCATGAAGGCGGCACCTGAAGCAGAATAGTTGAGGGGCGCGTTGGCACGCTGGCGCTCTACCGTCACCTCGTAGCCGGCGAGGACGTGCTTGACGAAGAAGCCCATCCACTCGCCGACCGCGAGTTTCCACCAGCGTCGCCCCGGCGCCCCGTGGTCATGGTGCCGATCACCTGGCTACGCGCCGACTTGGGATTGAGTATGCGGCCGGCTGCGCAGACGGCCGGCACCCGGCACGGTCGGATCTCGGCGGGAATCGGACATCGAGGCAGGGAGGGCCGACGTTCGAGAGGTCGGTGCGTCTTGCTCAGGTCGGCGAACCCGATCGCATTCTCGCCTCCGATCCGTGATCTGATCGGCGAGGCGGCCGAGCCGCTTCGTGATGGTCTCCCCCGATTGCCCCCGTCCTTGTCCGCCTCGACCCGGCGCATAAATACGTTGCAGACGAGCAGCTTAGGTTTCTGGAGGAAACATGGCGAAGAAGCCGGCAGGCGCGAAGACTGGCGAGGCGGGTTTGACCGAGAAGAAGGTGAACCCGGCGCTGATGAAGCCGCTTCAGCCGTCGAAGGAACTTGCTGCGGTCGTGGGTTCCGACCCCCTGCCGCGCCCGCAGGTGGTCAAGAAGCTCTGGGAGTACATCAAGAAGAACGATCTGCAGAATCCGGAGAACCGCCGCGAGATCATGAACGACGAAAAGCTGCGGGCCGTGTTCGGAAAGGACAAGGTCACGATGTTCGAGATGAACAAGCATGTGGCCCAGCACCTGAAATAGGGTGCGGGTTCGGCCGCGTCTTCCCGGAAGTGCGAGGGCGTCAGCCAGAAAGGGAGACGACCAAAGCCGCTGCTCAACCCGGAGGCCACCGAGCGGTCGCACCGACCCAAACGAAAGAGTGCATCATGCCGAACACCGTCCGCCTGCACCGCGTTATCGCCGCCAAGCCGGAGAAGGTCTATCGAGCGTTCCTCGAACCGGATGCTGTGGCCAGCTGGCTTCCGCCGTTCGGCTTCACCTGCACCGTCCATGAACTGGAGGCCAAGGTGGGCGGGAGGCACAGAATGTCGTTCCGGAACTTCACCACCGGCGACAGCCATTCCTTCGGCGGCGAGTACCTGGAACTCGTGCCGGGCCAGCGGCTCATCTACACCGACAGGTTCGACGACGCCAACCTGCCCGGCGAAATGAGGGTGACGGTGACGTTGAAGGCCGTATCGGTCGGCACGGAGATGACCGTCGTCCAGGAAGGCATCCCGGATCTAATACCGTCCGAGGCCTGCTACCTCGGCTGGCAGGAAAGCCTTCGGAAGCTGACGAAGCTCGTGGAGCCCGAAATCAACCAGTAGCGTGGGGCTATAGGTGAGGCGGCCCGCGCAGATGCTTGAAGGTCATGCGTCTGCCGCGGCGTTTGATGTCGTCCTCCTGCGTCGGAGCATCATGCTATTCACGAGACGGTGGGTGGGCCGCAGGCGGCGGAGCGTTTGGCGGCTTCCTCGCAGCTTCGCCGAGCCCGTTCACAGGTCGCCTGCGCTGCTTCATCGTCACCGAGTTCGTCAGCGATCTGGCAGATCCGGCCTGCATTGTCGCAAATGGCATCGGTCAGTGTCTGGATTTCGACACACACCTCAGCGGACGGCGGCATTGGCTCCGGAGGCTGAACTTGTGGTGTCGGAGCTGGCGTCTCGGGAACCCGCTCCTGGACCGGCTGCTGATCCTCTTCCTCAGATCCGGCAGCGTCCGTGTCCCAACGGCGCGTGACCACATCGCCCTTCGGGTGCACCCACCATTCATGCACCGAGTCACGTTGTGCCAGACGGTAGCCGCGACCGGTCAGCTTCCGTGGCGTCACCCAGTCTATTCCCGGTCCATAGTAGTAGTTCACGGACTCGGCGCGCTTCTTCTGCTCCGTCGTCGCCTTGAAGGTGCCGGCGAACTCGGTGCCGTACCGCGCCGCGATCGCCAGCACGATCAGCATCCGCTCTGTGCCGTTGAGCATCGGCCAAGCCCGTAGCGCCTGATCCGGCCACTTGGCCAGTTCGTCAAGATCGAAGTCCTTCGGCTTATCCGGGCTGGGCGTCCTCTTGAATTGCAGCACACCGTGCCCGGGGCCGACGCCCGCCCTCGGACTATGCAGCAGATCCACGGCAGATAGACCATGAACCACCCTGGTCGCTACGGCGTCGGCATGCCGCTCCTGTGCGGCCTCGCTCCCGATAATGTCGACGCCCGCACGTTGCTGCACGACGTGCGCCGCCTCGTGCGCGGCCAGATGCAGGCTCGGAAACCCACGGAAGACAATATGGCGACCGAACGTGAATGCCTGCGCTTCCAGCGTCTCTGCGGCGAAGTCGGCAGAGGGGCCGAGGTGAGCGCGCACATCGCCGAGATCGTGATGCGCGCCGAACGCCCTTTGAATCCGGTCCAAATACGGCAATGGCCGCGCCGAATGTGCGAAGACCTCCTGCACGGCGTGCCGATGCGAATGCGTCAACCCCGGACTACACGAGGAACACCGTCCGCCGCATGCGCAAGGACTGGATGATCTCGGGCCGAGAGGGAGTGATCTTCGGGCCGTTCCAGCAGGCTCAGTGAGCGAGGCGAGCGCTGCCTGATTGCCGGCAGAACGCAGCGCTGGCCGAGCGAGACTCCCCTCGCCGTTGGCTCGGTACCCTGCTTCAGACGCGGTTACGGGATGGCGGGTCTTACTGGTCGTTCGGCTGCTCGCCACAGGCTCGGGCCGGGCCGGAGCTAACGCACTGGCTACTGCGTGGGACATGGCGACACCGTTGCCTGACTGCCGCTACACTGGAGAATGCTGCGCTTGTTCATGGCCCAAGGTCAACGGCGCACCGCTGGCGGCGCATGCTGGAGACGGGCGTTCACGCCACGATCGGCCAGATTGCCGCGGCGGAGCGGATCAATCCGTCCTACGCCAGCCGGGTGCTGCGGCTGACGCTGCTGGCGCCGGATATCGTCGAGGCGTCCTTGATGGGCGGCAGGGGCCGGAGGTGACGCTGGACAGGCTGCTCAGGCCGTTCCCGGTGGGGTGGGAGGGGCAGCGCCGCGAACTGGGCAGTCGCGCTTGCCCTTCTGGCTAGCGGGCATAGTGTGACGGCGCCACGAAACGCAGGATACCGGAGGAACCATGGCGAAGAAGCAGACTGCCGCGAAGGCAGGTGAGGCGGGTTCGACCGAGAAGAAGGTGAACCCGGCACTGATGAAGCCGCTTCAGCCGTCCAAGGAACTGGCGGCCGTCGTCGGTTCCGACTCCCTGCCGCGGCCGCAGGTGGTCAAGAAGCTCTGGGACTACATCAAGAAGCATGACCTCCAGAACCCGGAGAACCGTCGGGAGATCATCAGCGACGACAAGCTGCGGGCGGTGTTCGGGAAGGACAAGGTCACGATGTTCGAGATGAACAAGCATGTGGCCCAGCACCTGAAATAGGGTGCGGGTTCGGCCGCGTCTTCCCGGAAGTGCGAGGGCGTCAGCCAGAAAGGGCGGCGACCGAAGCCGCTGCTCAACCCGGAGGCAACAGAGCGGTCGCACTGACCCCCAGACGAAAGGCTACATCATGCCGAACACCGTCCGCCTGCACCGCGTTATCGCCGCCAAGCCGGGGAAGGTCTATCGGGCATTTCTCGAACCGGATGCTGTTGCCAGCTGGCTTCCGCCGTTCGGCTTCACCTGCACGGTCCATGAACTGGAGGCCAGGGTGCGCGGGCGGCACAGGATGTCGTTCCGGAACTTCACGACCGGCGACAGCCATTCCTTCGGCGGCGAGTACCTGGAACTCGTGCCGGGCGAGCGGCTCATCTACACGGACAGGTTCGACGACGCCAACCTGCCCGGCGAAATGAAGGTGACCGTGACGTTGAAGCCCGTATCGGTCGGCACGGAGATGACTGTCGTCCAGGAGGGCATCCCGGATCTGATCCCATCCGCGGCCTGCTACCTCGGTTGGCAGGAGAGCCTGCGGAAGCTGGCGAAGCTCGTGGAGCCGGAAATCAACCAGTAGCGTGGCATCTCGTGGACGCGAATCCTTGTCGGGCGGCACTCGCGGAAGTCCGCCGGCAGGCTGCTGAGCATTATGGATGTCAGCGTCTAGTGGTCTGAATCCAACGTTTGATGCCCGCGCCTGACGGCGGCGATGATGGCGTCGGGATCTGCGGTCCAGGTGAAGGGCTTGGGTTCGGTGTTGTGCTCGCGCACGAAGCGGTTGATGGCGGCCTGAAGGTCGACGACGGAGTGGAAGACGCCACATTGGAGCCTTCGCCTGGAGAGTTTTGCGAAGAAGCCCTCGACGGCATTGAGCCACGAGCAGGAGGTCGGCACGAAGTGGAAGGACCAGCGCGGATGGCGGTCGAGCCAAGCGCGGACCTTCGGATGCTTGTGCGCGGCGTAGTTGTCGAGGATGGCGTGAACGCTCCTGTCCGCCGGGACGGAGGCCTCGACGGCGTTGAGGAAGCGAATGAACTCCTGGTGGCGATGGCGCTGCATGTTGCGGCCGATGACCGTTCCATCGAGGACGTTCAGCGCGGCGAAGAGCGTCGTCGTCCCATGCCGCTTGTAGTCGTGTTGGGGTGGACGGCCCCACGGCATCGAGTGCCAAAATGTTTGGTCTTCACAGCACAAACAAGAGGGCCGTCCGCCATGGAGATTAAGCGCGTCGCCATCGACACGTCCAAGCATGTCTTCACTCTGCACGGCGTCGATGAACGAGACCATCCGGTTCTGCGCCGCGAGGTCAAGCGCACTCAGGTTGAGCCATTCTTCAGCAAGCTGCGGCCGACGGAGGTGGTCCTTGAAGCCTGCGGCGGCTCGCACCACTGGGGGCGGATGCTGACGGCGATGGGCCACCGGGTGCGGCTGATCCCGCCACAGTATGTCAAGCCGTTCGTCAAGCGAGGCAAGAACGACCGCAACGACGCGGAGGCGATCAGCGAGGCGGCGGCGCGGCCGTCGATGCGCTCGGTTCCAGTCAAATCGGCCGAAGCACAGGCCGAGGCGATGACGCTGTCCGTGCGCGAGCAACTGGTCAAGCAGCGCACGCAGCTGATCAATGCCTTGCGCGGCCATGCATGCGAGTTCGGCGTGATCTCCGCCAAGGGAGCGGCCAACGCCGGCAAGCTGGTCGAACGCATCGAGGCCGATGTCACGCTGCCAGCGGCGGCTCGGGAGATGTTTGCCGTGCTTGGGCGGGAGATTGTGCGTCTGGACGAGGCGCTGGGCGACATCGACCGCAAGCTCGCGGTGCAGCACAAGGCCAATCCGATCAGCCAACTGCTTGTGGAGGTTCCGGGGGTCGGGCCGATTGGCGCGCTCACCCTCGCGCTGACAGTGGATGCGACGCAATTCAAGTCGGGTCGGCACTTCGCCGCTTGGATTGGATTAACGCCGAAGGACAAGTCGACCGGCGGCAAGCAGCGGCTGGGCGGGATTAGCCGACAAGGCAATGAACGGCTACGGCAGTTGCTGGTGCTGGGTGCGACATCGGTGATCAGGGTTGCCAAGCCAGGCAGCAAGCATGCGACGCCATGGCTTTTGGGATTGCTGGGGCGCCGGCCGCGCATGGTCGCGGCGGTGGCTTTGGCTAACAAGATGGCCCGCATCGTGTGGGCCATGATGACGAGCGGGGAAGCCTACCGGCTTGCGCCGGTGGCTGCTGGCTGAACCGTTCGTCGGCGCCGAGGGCAAAAGGGCGACAGCAGAAGATGGCGATCGGTCGAACCGACGAACAAGACACCCCGAATGACTCACAGGCACGCTCGATGCCGCAGTCGTGTTGTGGGCTTGTTCGCGGACCCCATCTGGGCCTGCGGTCAAGTGCTGGCCGCACTATCGAGGCCGGACACATGACCGCACTCGCACCGTCCGCCAATTCTCTGCGGCAGACCCCTTGTGTTCAAGGGGCCGTCCACACATGGGTCATGGTGCCGGCGCGGCCCTTCTTCATGGGCAGGCCGGGCTGGGTGCGGTCGAGGGCCTGGATCTGGCTCTTCTCGTCGACCGAGAGGACGATGGCGTGGGCCGGCGGGTCTACGTAAAGCCCCACCACGTCGCGCAGCTTCTCCACGAACTGCGGGTCGTTGGAGAGCTTGAATCGTTCGACCCGGTGCGGCCGCAGGCCGTGCGAGCGCCAGATGCGCTGCACCGAGGAAACGCTGATGCCGGCGGCCTGCGCCATCATCGCGCCGGTCCAGTGGGTCGCCTCGGCCGGCGGATCGGCCAGGGTGAGCGCCACCACACGCTCCGCCACATCCGGCCCGAGTGGCGGGATGCGCGACGGTCGCGTCCTGTCCCGCAGCAGGCCCTCCACGCCTTCGGCCATGAATCGTGCCTGCCAGCGCCAGACACAGGGCTTGGACTTGCCCGTGCGACGCATGATCTCGTTGGTCCCCGCGCCGTCGGCCGTCGCCAGGATGATGCCTGCCCGCCAGACATGCTTCTGCGGGCTGTTCCGGTCCGCGACGACCGCTTCCAATCGGGCACGGTCTGCGGCGCTTACCTCGACGGTGATACCTTCGCGCATCCGCCGAGACTCGCACAGGCTGATCCGCCTGGGAATCGTTTGTTAGGTTCTAACCGCTAGGTCTGGCTGAGCATCTCGACGAGTGCAGCGTTGACGGTGTCGGCCGCCTCATACGGGCTCCAGTGACCTGCATCGGGAATGACGCGGAAGTCGATGTCCTGTTGGAACTGCCGGAGACGCCGCTCGCGTTCGCGGACATCACCGGTCATCGCATCGCGCCCGCCCCAGATGCCGTAGAGGCGGCTCCGTACGCGAGGAAG comes from the Constrictibacter sp. MBR-5 genome and includes:
- a CDS encoding SWIB/MDM2 domain-containing protein; this encodes MAKKPAGAKTGEAGLTEKKVNPALMKPLQPSKELAAVVGSDPLPRPQVVKKLWEYIKKNDLQNPENRREIMNDEKLRAVFGKDKVTMFEMNKHVAQHLK
- a CDS encoding SRPBCC family protein yields the protein MPNTVRLHRVIAAKPEKVYRAFLEPDAVASWLPPFGFTCTVHELEAKVGGRHRMSFRNFTTGDSHSFGGEYLELVPGQRLIYTDRFDDANLPGEMRVTVTLKAVSVGTEMTVVQEGIPDLIPSEACYLGWQESLRKLTKLVEPEINQ
- a CDS encoding DUF4157 domain-containing protein — translated: MQEVFAHSARPLPYLDRIQRAFGAHHDLGDVRAHLGPSADFAAETLEAQAFTFGRHIVFRGFPSLHLAAHEAAHVVQQRAGVDIIGSEAAQERHADAVATRVVHGLSAVDLLHSPRAGVGPGHGVLQFKRTPSPDKPKDFDLDELAKWPDQALRAWPMLNGTERMLIVLAIAARYGTEFAGTFKATTEQKKRAESVNYYYGPGIDWVTPRKLTGRGYRLAQRDSVHEWWVHPKGDVVTRRWDTDAAGSEEEDQQPVQERVPETPAPTPQVQPPEPMPPSAEVCVEIQTLTDAICDNAGRICQIADELGDDEAAQATCERARRSCEEAAKRSAACGPPTVS
- a CDS encoding SWIB/MDM2 domain-containing protein, which encodes MAKKQTAAKAGEAGSTEKKVNPALMKPLQPSKELAAVVGSDSLPRPQVVKKLWDYIKKHDLQNPENRREIISDDKLRAVFGKDKVTMFEMNKHVAQHLK
- a CDS encoding SRPBCC family protein, with amino-acid sequence MPNTVRLHRVIAAKPGKVYRAFLEPDAVASWLPPFGFTCTVHELEARVRGRHRMSFRNFTTGDSHSFGGEYLELVPGERLIYTDRFDDANLPGEMKVTVTLKPVSVGTEMTVVQEGIPDLIPSAACYLGWQESLRKLAKLVEPEINQ
- a CDS encoding IS110 family transposase yields the protein MEIKRVAIDTSKHVFTLHGVDERDHPVLRREVKRTQVEPFFSKLRPTEVVLEACGGSHHWGRMLTAMGHRVRLIPPQYVKPFVKRGKNDRNDAEAISEAAARPSMRSVPVKSAEAQAEAMTLSVREQLVKQRTQLINALRGHACEFGVISAKGAANAGKLVERIEADVTLPAAAREMFAVLGREIVRLDEALGDIDRKLAVQHKANPISQLLVEVPGVGPIGALTLALTVDATQFKSGRHFAAWIGLTPKDKSTGGKQRLGGISRQGNERLRQLLVLGATSVIRVAKPGSKHATPWLLGLLGRRPRMVAAVALANKMARIVWAMMTSGEAYRLAPVAAG